Genomic segment of Triticum aestivum cultivar Chinese Spring chromosome 6A, IWGSC CS RefSeq v2.1, whole genome shotgun sequence:
TTACTTTATTTTGCAACAAAGGGCTTGTTGCGGAAACATTTAGAAACAAAGGTTAGGTTGCATTTTTTTAAACATAGGTTGTGTAGCACAATTTTTTTTCCGTCTTCactttttttttgcaacagaggtatTGTTGCAGAAAAACTTTGAAACTGAGGtgatgttgcagattttttttatttttcctcccGTTTATGTGGTGTTATAGAAGAAAATTTTACAACATGACTTATGTTGCAGAAATCTTCCTTGCAACAGATTGAATGTTGCAAAAAAAAAGAACAACATTGTCGTTCGCCACAAGCTCCCGCCGGACagtggtggtggcgagcggcgccACCCGTCCCCGCCATCGTGACGCCCGTGGGCGAGTGCCAGAGCTCCGACCACTTTGCCTCATCACCATCGTCCTCACTGGTGAGATGTACGCCATTGATAGGCATAAGAGAGAGAAGTTGGAAAGAGATAAGACGAGAGAGAAAGATACGAAGAGATAAGATGAGGAAGAAAAATGTGGGTAGTTCAGTGGGCCACGTGTCAACCGAAGGGAGCGGCAAATGCGGCCGTGTAATCAGTCGGCTGATGGGGATCTTTTCCCTTAAAATGTTCGTGTATTAAAAAGATTTTTGACATAAAATATTTAATAAATCATaaaatatttctggattaaaaaatgttcgcaattttgtaaaaaaatgtttgtttattcaaaaaatgtttgaaatgtttggaaaataaaaaaatgttcatgatatttTAAAAAGTtcgtgtattaaaaatgttaatgaaattaaACTAAATTTCaccaattcaaaaaatattcatgaatggaAAAATACCCTAAAAATGCAAAAAccgtgacttacaaaatagtttattcattcatgAAATGTTCGCGGAATCAAGAAAatcatttatttcaaaaaaatcattaaatataaaaatgttcttgaaattcaaaaattgttttaTCAATTTCTGGAAAAATGTTCGTCGATTCTAAAAACGTTTGCAGATTCAAGAAAATTTATTAAACAAATGTTCACATTTTAAAAAACGTTTATCAAtaatataaaatgttcatgaatttaaaaagtgttcttgattttagaaaatgtttgaaaaTATGTAAAACTGTTCACGaacttgaaaaatgttcatgatttcaaatatgTTCACGAGTTTAAGAAAATGTTTATGATCTCATGAAATTAagagtgatagtgtatcttggTGATACGGCAAAATGTGGTCATGTTCATTGGAGATGATGATTTTTTTCCCATTGCAACCCTTTTTGCTAGTCATGTCTATCTATCTATCTTCTATCTACTATCTActatctatctatctactatctactttctactaccactataaaaaaaagagagaggacaTATCCAAACAATCAGACCCATTCATTAGCAAGATCTAATGGCTCTTAATCATTTTTGTTTAACGGAACAAGCCACGGAGTTAAGCCACTAACCCTGGATCGATAAGCCCTACCCCAATAAAACCGCTGCGCATGACACCACGCCCACACTACCTTTTCCCCGCTCCTCCTCCAAGGGACGCCAACATTCGCCAGAGCCACCGCCTCCAGTCCCGCGCCATCCACCAACCCTCCGCTGCCTCCCGCGCCATCCGCCACCCGCTGATCCACTCGGCCTCCACCGCTGCCGATCCACTCATTCTCCGCTGCCACTCAGATTGGCCTCCGTCGCCGCCACCGGTCCTGCTTCCCCGCGGACAAATACGAGCGTGAGCAGCCCCCCACCGGTCCAAGAATGCGGGAACggccccgccgctgccgcccgccggTCTACCTCTACTGCCCACACCAACCTCTCAATCCCTCCTCTTCCCGCTGCATCTCCCACGCCCCAGCCACCCCTCATCCAGCGCGCCTCCGCGCCGGGACGCCGCTGCTCCTCATTCAGTGCGGTGCTCCTCCGCAGCCGGCGGCCCTTGCTCCTTCGCCAGCGCGCCTCCACGCCGGGCCGCCGCCACTCCTCATCCTCAGCCCTGTCGCCGCCTCGCGCGCCTCTGCGCCTGGCCACCGCGAGCGTGCGTCCGCTCCACGCCTCCCCGCGCACAAAGAGGCCGGCCCTCCACATTTCCCACGACACGCCCGGGGAGCTCCTTGTGCGAAAAATCCCTCAACAATTGGCGCGCCGATGACATCCATATCCTTTCCAGTAAATCAGGTTCATAAAGTAGCAAGTATTTATGTCCAGTTATATGCTTATACTAATTTCTTCACTTCCCCATGGTTTTACCTTCATCCACATGCATCTCCCTTAGAATTAGAGGAATTTTCTCCGTTTAATGGGAAAGCAACTGGTTGATGTGAAAATCTGTGAAAACAACAATTGAAGTGGGGTAAATCATTGGGATTTTGTGCTGTGTCTCTATCGGAAGTTTGAAGTCGCCCCGTGTCCTTCGTTACATAGGACTATGCGTGTCTGTACATTGGACAAAGAGGTATTCAAAATTTCCTTTTTTCCAACTAATGCATACATATTTGGCTCTGGTTTGTAGCTGAATTTCACCTAACCCAGTTCATACTTTCCTACTCAATTCGCTGTAGCTATTTTGTTTCATTTCTTTAATATTTATATTAACTATGTTTATTGGCACAAGGGATTTTGAAAATGTGTCACTAATTAGTCTTTTTGCGGCATGTGCTAACCATAGCTATCACATATATCCTGAACTGCAAAGTGGAGATGCACAATTTGTTGAGTTCTGACTATACACAC
This window contains:
- the LOC123128572 gene encoding putative transcription factor SPT20 homolog-like 2, with protein sequence MRERPRRCRPPVYLYCPHQPLNPSSSRCISHAPATPHPARLRAGTPLLLIQCGAPPQPAALAPSPARLHAGPPPLLILSPVAASRASAPGHRERASAPRLPAHKEAGPPHFPRHARGAPCAKNPSTIGAPMTSISFPVNQDNMMFTMMHMLQIDYIDPMIKEGQVYYMELYEV